A single genomic interval of Amycolatopsis albispora harbors:
- a CDS encoding SAV_915 family protein has translation MISPEEPDELPPFVFVPCATHVKDPADAVVEFRRVNDDRLALMVYSSLDQLRSCCGEQQPWLRIPTPVLEHLQDVQPFELVLLDVVIPPELRTTA, from the coding sequence ATGATCTCCCCCGAAGAACCAGACGAGCTCCCACCCTTCGTTTTTGTCCCCTGTGCCACGCATGTGAAGGATCCGGCGGACGCCGTCGTCGAATTTCGCCGCGTGAACGACGATCGGCTGGCGCTGATGGTGTACTCGTCACTCGACCAGCTGCGCTCTTGCTGCGGAGAACAGCAGCCATGGCTGCGAATACCCACGCCCGTGCTCGAGCACCTCCAGGACGTCCAGCCGTTCGAGCTGGTCCTCCTCGATGTTGTCATCCCGCCAGAACTCCGTACCACTGCCTGA
- a CDS encoding right-handed parallel beta-helix repeat-containing protein: protein MTTSAGRTLLVDPAGHGAYPTLGEAVLDAPDGACVSIAAGTYAETLELAGRRLTLRAAGGAEVLLDGTGADVPVLLARGGTLAVHGVNVRGGDAAAVQAENAELTLAGCTVQAGRGTGVAVRGPGPLTIRDVTITGAEQGLVMEGTSGVVENVTIEDVAADGVVIGLGADPVLRSCKISGCGQRGIYIYQHARPSVRNCRVSRTGHAAIVVAHRSEPVLKHTSVRDARGVGIEVGPGCGGSIEACDIGNTAEPAIRLDSAATARIVAEPTELLGGASPLDTLLTELDGMVGLPGVKAEVRSLVDEIQVNGWRARAGLATSALSHHLIFAGAPGTGKTTVARSYGKLLRELGVLPRGEFREVSRRDLVGQYIGHTAEKTAVVFEESLGGVLFIDEAYTLSRQSGSGGDFGQEAIDTLVKLMEDHREEIAVIVAGYTDEMRQFLAANPGLSSRFAKTVEFEDYTPDELVRIIARMVTAGDYELDPAAAPALTAHFRRLAAEPGFGNARDARKLFEAVRKAQSGRLRALGRIPEPGELRELRRADVLAAIGRSSG, encoded by the coding sequence ATGACCACGTCCGCAGGCCGCACCCTGCTCGTCGACCCCGCGGGGCACGGCGCGTATCCCACGCTCGGTGAGGCGGTGCTCGACGCACCCGACGGCGCGTGTGTCTCGATCGCGGCCGGGACCTACGCCGAGACCCTCGAGCTGGCCGGGCGCCGCCTCACGCTGCGCGCGGCGGGCGGTGCCGAGGTGCTGCTCGACGGCACCGGCGCCGACGTGCCGGTGCTGCTCGCCCGCGGTGGCACGCTGGCCGTGCACGGGGTGAACGTGCGCGGCGGGGACGCGGCGGCGGTGCAGGCCGAGAACGCCGAGCTGACCCTGGCGGGCTGCACCGTGCAGGCAGGCCGGGGGACGGGAGTGGCCGTGCGCGGGCCGGGGCCGTTGACGATCAGGGACGTGACCATCACCGGCGCGGAACAGGGGCTGGTGATGGAAGGCACGTCCGGTGTGGTGGAGAACGTCACCATCGAAGACGTCGCCGCGGACGGCGTGGTCATCGGCCTCGGTGCCGATCCGGTGCTGCGTTCGTGCAAGATCAGCGGCTGCGGTCAGCGCGGCATCTACATCTACCAGCACGCGCGGCCCTCGGTGCGGAACTGCCGGGTCAGCCGTACCGGGCACGCGGCGATCGTGGTGGCCCACCGCAGCGAACCCGTGCTGAAGCACACCTCGGTGCGCGACGCCCGCGGTGTCGGCATCGAGGTGGGTCCCGGCTGCGGCGGCTCGATCGAAGCGTGCGACATCGGCAACACCGCCGAGCCGGCGATCCGGCTCGACAGCGCGGCGACGGCGCGGATCGTGGCCGAACCCACCGAGCTGCTCGGCGGGGCCAGCCCGCTGGACACCCTGCTCACCGAACTGGACGGCATGGTCGGGCTGCCGGGCGTCAAGGCCGAGGTGCGCTCGCTCGTCGACGAGATCCAGGTGAACGGGTGGCGGGCGCGGGCCGGGCTGGCCACCAGCGCGCTGAGCCACCACCTGATCTTCGCGGGCGCCCCCGGCACCGGGAAGACCACGGTCGCCCGCTCCTACGGCAAGCTGCTCCGTGAGCTCGGCGTGCTGCCGCGGGGCGAGTTCCGCGAAGTGTCCCGCCGGGACCTGGTGGGCCAGTACATCGGGCACACGGCCGAGAAAACCGCGGTGGTGTTCGAGGAGTCGCTCGGCGGGGTGCTGTTCATCGACGAGGCGTACACGCTGTCCCGGCAGTCCGGCAGCGGCGGCGACTTCGGGCAGGAAGCCATCGACACGCTGGTGAAGCTGATGGAGGACCACCGGGAGGAGATCGCGGTGATCGTCGCGGGCTACACCGACGAGATGCGCCAGTTCCTCGCGGCGAACCCCGGTCTGTCCTCGCGGTTCGCCAAGACCGTGGAGTTCGAGGACTACACGCCGGACGAACTGGTCCGCATCATCGCCCGGATGGTCACCGCGGGCGACTACGAGCTCGACCCCGCCGCCGCGCCCGCGCTCACCGCGCACTTCCGGCGACTCGCCGCCGAACCGGGCTTCGGCAACGCCCGCGACGCGCGCAAGCTGTTCGAGGCCGTGCGGAAGGCGCAGTCGGGCCGGCTGCGCGCGCTCGGCCGGATCCCGGAGCCCGGCGAACTGCGTGAGCTGCGTCGTGCGGACGTGCTGGCCGCCATCGGCCGCTCGTCGGGGTGA
- a CDS encoding response regulator transcription factor, with protein sequence MMSSPQEIPRLAPVHGDPPRVLLSRHAKVAGTLVTAQREVLVVSMLADPVMAAHRTEQVILGRGIRYRMLVPDHVRTTAGPARRFGRLARQGVLIRTMPAVPVEALVVDGTLAMLPDEGAHDVAVVRLPSVVSAITELVERLWPVAVPFTGSDLPEAAELSERDRELLTLLCAGRTDESAAAALGVSVRTVRRMVSSLMNRLGARSRFQAGVKAADRGWLAEEAR encoded by the coding sequence ATGATGTCCTCGCCCCAGGAGATACCCCGGCTCGCCCCCGTCCACGGCGACCCGCCCCGCGTGCTGTTGTCCCGGCACGCCAAGGTGGCGGGCACCCTGGTCACCGCGCAACGGGAGGTGCTGGTGGTCAGCATGCTGGCCGACCCGGTGATGGCGGCGCACCGGACCGAGCAGGTCATCCTGGGCCGCGGGATCCGCTACCGCATGCTGGTGCCCGACCACGTGCGGACCACGGCGGGACCGGCGCGGCGGTTCGGCAGGCTCGCCAGGCAGGGGGTGCTGATCCGCACGATGCCCGCGGTCCCGGTGGAAGCGCTGGTGGTCGACGGGACGCTGGCGATGCTGCCCGACGAGGGCGCCCACGATGTCGCGGTGGTCCGGCTGCCCAGCGTGGTGTCGGCCATCACCGAACTCGTCGAGCGGCTGTGGCCGGTCGCGGTGCCGTTCACCGGGAGCGACCTGCCCGAAGCCGCCGAGCTGTCCGAACGCGACCGGGAGTTGCTCACGCTGCTCTGCGCGGGCCGCACCGACGAATCGGCCGCGGCCGCGCTCGGCGTCTCGGTGCGCACGGTGCGCCGGATGGTGTCGAGCCTGATGAACCGGCTCGGTGCCCGCAGCCGGTTCCAGGCGGGGGTGAAGGCCGCGGACCGCGGCTGGCTGGCCGAGGAGGCACGCTGA
- a CDS encoding AfsR/SARP family transcriptional regulator: MLFHTLGPLEVHGRDGEVHRLGHGKAATLLATLLLRPNAWLTSAQLIEATWQDAAAPASAESNLKTYVWQLRRVLGEARIESAPGRYRLRLGHGELDTQRVAERAAAARAAARAGEFGTAVAAYQTALGWWRGFAFDGLPVGCAADEFEELRGQLREELADAQLALGRAGDAVRTLRALTEQDPLRETAWTSLVRALHTMGRRAEAVRAYLQASQVLSAELGIGPGRALTAAYLAALEPARNRHELPRDTPWFTGRTADLNTIGRATGVVLIDGQPGIGKTALAVHAAHKLARAFPGGQLFLDLHGSTRPLAVFDALGTQLRRIGVPGALMPGTVDERAALWRCELAHRRVLLVFDDAAGPGQVEPLLPAGPACRTLITTRNRDWHIDGAVRIGLGPLSTSDSVALVRAATGDPHHSVGEALLALCGGIPAALRDVSTSLCTRPLGTPRMSATPCQVLGGAGDGYRHALATAWAALPLAGRSALRALGELPGEFACDDATKALGGTAAATRGVLEALVDAGLLDALPGGRYRGHRLVYHYARCRDCGPAAVTAAAAWVA; encoded by the coding sequence ATGCTCTTCCATACCCTGGGGCCGTTGGAGGTGCACGGCCGCGACGGTGAGGTACATCGGCTCGGCCACGGCAAGGCCGCGACCCTGCTGGCCACGTTGCTGCTGCGCCCCAACGCGTGGCTCACCAGTGCCCAGCTGATCGAAGCGACCTGGCAGGACGCGGCCGCGCCCGCCTCCGCCGAGTCGAACCTGAAGACCTACGTGTGGCAGCTGCGCCGCGTACTGGGTGAGGCCAGGATCGAAAGCGCCCCCGGCCGTTACCGGCTGCGGCTCGGCCACGGGGAGCTGGACACCCAGCGCGTCGCTGAGCGGGCGGCGGCGGCCCGTGCGGCCGCCAGGGCGGGTGAGTTCGGCACCGCGGTCGCGGCGTACCAGACCGCGCTCGGGTGGTGGCGCGGTTTCGCTTTCGACGGCCTGCCGGTGGGCTGCGCCGCCGACGAATTCGAGGAGCTGCGCGGGCAACTGCGGGAGGAACTCGCCGACGCGCAGCTCGCGCTCGGCCGCGCCGGCGACGCCGTGCGCACCCTGCGTGCGCTCACCGAGCAGGATCCGCTGCGCGAAACCGCGTGGACGAGCCTCGTGCGCGCACTGCACACGATGGGCAGGCGCGCCGAGGCGGTGCGCGCCTACCTTCAGGCGAGCCAGGTCCTCTCCGCCGAACTCGGCATCGGGCCCGGCCGCGCCCTCACCGCCGCGTACCTGGCCGCGCTCGAACCGGCGCGCAACCGCCATGAACTGCCCCGCGACACCCCGTGGTTCACCGGTCGCACCGCCGACCTGAACACCATCGGCCGCGCGACCGGCGTGGTGCTCATCGACGGCCAGCCCGGCATCGGCAAGACCGCACTGGCCGTGCACGCCGCGCACAAACTCGCTCGTGCCTTCCCCGGCGGACAGCTTTTTCTTGACTTGCACGGCAGCACGCGGCCGCTGGCAGTGTTCGACGCGCTCGGCACACAGCTGAGACGCATCGGCGTTCCGGGCGCGTTGATGCCCGGCACGGTGGACGAGCGCGCCGCGCTGTGGCGCTGCGAGCTGGCACACCGCCGGGTGCTGCTGGTGTTCGACGACGCCGCTGGCCCCGGTCAGGTCGAACCGCTGCTGCCCGCCGGACCGGCCTGCCGCACGCTGATCACCACCCGGAACCGCGACTGGCACATCGACGGCGCGGTGCGGATCGGCCTCGGTCCACTGTCCACATCGGACTCCGTCGCGCTGGTCCGGGCCGCCACGGGCGATCCGCACCACAGCGTCGGCGAGGCACTGCTCGCGCTCTGCGGTGGAATACCGGCCGCGCTGCGGGACGTGAGCACCAGCCTGTGCACTCGTCCACTGGGGACGCCGAGGATGTCGGCAACGCCGTGTCAGGTGCTCGGCGGTGCCGGTGACGGTTACCGGCACGCACTCGCCACGGCGTGGGCCGCGCTGCCCCTGGCTGGACGTTCGGCCCTGCGGGCGCTCGGGGAGCTGCCCGGCGAATTCGCTTGTGACGACGCCACAAAGGCGCTTGGCGGCACTGCGGCCGCCACACGGGGAGTGCTGGAGGCACTGGTGGACGCCGGCCTGCTCGACGCGCTCCCCGGCGGTCGTTATCGCGGCCACCGGCTCGTGTACCACTACGCGCGCTGCCGGGACTGCGGTCCGGCAGCCGTGACGGCCGCGGCGGCGTGGGTGGCTTGA
- a CDS encoding fibronectin type III domain-containing protein, with product MTSKLRQRLPAVLLVTACAGTVAVAVSGARGALGGLDFAPPGHWVSNPGRDLLFHVNGAAATVDTQASLPLAPGDRVYQGDSSVYVIGDARIREFGKSSLEVENEVPAPTGEEAIGVEAPGGPYLVYRKAGTVVRLGERPATIRAGTDLGDPVATPEGSLWLHRTATGVVCELAVDADQVTCPTVTPMGHSGELTVVGSTVAFVDTTTDTVQTVTEQGLGAPVNVGADLPHTATIADADAAGRIAVVDPGARRLHLIGTAGLGNGDPAASSPDTVTVPLPDGEYTSPEPSGSSVVLLDRRSNTVHTYTSDGRPQAVTPVPPETGVPRLNRGADGRVYVDGDQGGHVMVVDEKGAVNQVPLVEEKPGGPGDPQAPPPEPQPGQGPPPAPAEPPTQAGPPPQQKQALPTPEQPQPKPQPKPQPQPQPQPQPKPQPQPQPKPEPQPDPPKPLPASPPGVATNLTTKVNGTSVQFSWGAAAPNGGKVTAYHVSWKPAAGAGSLTTPGTARSATLSGLAPGTSYTVTIVAENSAGQGASASTKVTVPGPKVTVTRGKPSEYDGCGPPCHKMRIRATGLEPDTEYEFNPFSNHPTWENPGSAWTTDENGEVDFQNIDFGEPGYEVWVVIQETGTTSPHYTWPG from the coding sequence GTGACGAGCAAGCTGCGGCAACGATTACCGGCGGTACTGCTCGTGACCGCCTGCGCGGGAACGGTGGCGGTCGCGGTCTCCGGGGCGCGTGGGGCACTGGGCGGGCTGGATTTCGCGCCGCCGGGGCACTGGGTGAGCAACCCGGGACGCGACCTCCTGTTCCACGTCAACGGGGCGGCCGCGACGGTGGACACCCAGGCGAGCCTGCCGCTGGCGCCCGGCGACCGGGTCTACCAGGGCGACTCCAGCGTCTACGTGATCGGCGACGCGCGGATCAGGGAATTCGGCAAATCCAGCCTCGAGGTGGAGAACGAGGTACCGGCCCCGACCGGCGAGGAGGCGATCGGGGTCGAGGCGCCGGGCGGGCCCTATCTCGTCTACCGCAAGGCGGGCACGGTGGTCCGGCTCGGCGAGCGGCCCGCCACGATCCGCGCGGGGACCGATCTCGGCGACCCGGTGGCCACCCCGGAGGGCTCGCTCTGGCTGCACCGGACGGCCACCGGTGTGGTGTGCGAGCTGGCCGTGGACGCCGACCAGGTGACGTGCCCGACGGTGACCCCGATGGGCCACAGCGGCGAACTGACCGTGGTGGGCAGCACGGTGGCGTTCGTGGACACCACCACCGACACCGTGCAGACGGTGACCGAGCAGGGGCTCGGCGCGCCGGTGAACGTCGGTGCGGACCTGCCGCACACGGCCACCATCGCCGATGCGGACGCGGCGGGCCGCATCGCGGTTGTCGACCCCGGCGCGCGGCGACTGCACCTGATCGGCACGGCCGGTCTCGGCAACGGCGACCCGGCGGCGTCATCGCCGGACACGGTGACCGTACCGCTGCCCGACGGTGAGTACACCAGCCCGGAACCGAGCGGTTCTTCGGTCGTGCTGCTCGACAGGCGGAGCAACACGGTGCACACCTACACCAGCGACGGCAGGCCACAGGCGGTCACCCCGGTGCCGCCGGAAACCGGTGTGCCCAGGCTGAACCGGGGGGCGGACGGCCGGGTGTACGTCGACGGGGACCAGGGCGGGCACGTCATGGTGGTCGATGAGAAGGGCGCGGTGAACCAGGTCCCGCTGGTCGAAGAAAAGCCGGGCGGACCCGGTGATCCGCAGGCACCGCCGCCCGAGCCGCAGCCGGGCCAGGGCCCGCCACCCGCGCCGGCCGAACCGCCCACGCAGGCCGGGCCGCCGCCTCAGCAGAAGCAGGCTCTGCCGACGCCGGAACAACCCCAGCCGAAGCCACAGCCGAAACCCCAGCCACAGCCCCAACCACAGCCGCAGCCGAAACCCCAGCCCCAACCGCAGCCGAAGCCCGAACCGCAACCGGACCCGCCGAAGCCGCTTCCGGCGAGCCCGCCCGGTGTCGCCACCAATCTCACCACCAAGGTCAACGGCACCTCCGTCCAGTTCAGCTGGGGTGCCGCCGCGCCCAACGGGGGCAAGGTGACCGCGTATCACGTGTCCTGGAAACCGGCCGCCGGCGCGGGCAGCCTGACCACCCCGGGCACCGCCCGCTCGGCCACGCTGTCCGGGCTGGCACCCGGCACGAGCTACACCGTGACGATCGTCGCCGAGAACAGCGCCGGCCAAGGCGCCTCGGCCAGTACCAAGGTGACCGTTCCCGGCCCGAAGGTCACCGTGACGCGCGGAAAGCCGAGCGAGTACGACGGGTGCGGGCCGCCCTGCCACAAGATGCGCATCCGGGCGACCGGCCTCGAACCGGACACCGAGTACGAGTTCAACCCGTTCTCCAACCATCCGACCTGGGAGAACCCCGGCTCGGCCTGGACCACCGACGAGAACGGAGAGGTGGACTTCCAGAACATCGACTTCGGCGAGCCGGGATACGAGGTGTGGGTCGTGATCCAGGAGACCGGTACCACTTCGCCGCACTACACCTGGCCGGGCTGA
- a CDS encoding DUF58 domain-containing protein translates to MLVLGLLVVAFGQWAGYPLLRALGAILLAAVLAAVVVTARRVRMVVTRSVYPSRVQRGSPALARLRVRNPGTTRQPALLATDRAGGTAQTVRIRPLPPSTGATYHYALATPVRGRMTVGPLLLHRADPFGLARNRLPTGETAELWVYPRQFPARALVGGYPRHHHEGAATDELLRGSMDLREVREYVHGDEIRHLHWKATARTGRLMVRALADPQQPRFTVLLDTRPDSLPPRLFEEAVDLAASLLGASARAGQHSRLVTSSGLDVPTSGGPRAARRLLDELCVLDQGGAADAVVPAVLTTNRAVGGCLAMITSAGAEMSSLARLRDRYPAIFVFVLGAAGAARTVTGARLLGAENAEHAVRRWNEVLG, encoded by the coding sequence GTGCTCGTCCTCGGCCTGCTGGTTGTCGCGTTTGGACAGTGGGCGGGGTATCCGCTGCTGCGCGCCTTGGGCGCGATCCTGCTCGCCGCGGTGCTGGCCGCCGTCGTGGTGACGGCACGCCGGGTGCGGATGGTGGTGACCCGTTCGGTGTACCCGAGCCGGGTCCAGCGCGGCAGTCCGGCGCTGGCTCGGCTGCGGGTGCGCAACCCCGGCACCACACGGCAGCCCGCGCTGCTGGCCACGGACCGGGCGGGCGGCACGGCGCAGACCGTGCGGATCCGCCCGCTGCCGCCCTCGACCGGGGCGACCTACCACTACGCGCTGGCCACCCCGGTCCGCGGCCGGATGACCGTGGGCCCGCTGCTGCTGCACCGGGCCGATCCGTTCGGGCTGGCGCGCAACCGGCTGCCGACCGGCGAAACCGCCGAGTTGTGGGTGTATCCCAGGCAATTCCCGGCCAGGGCGCTGGTCGGCGGATACCCCCGGCACCACCACGAAGGCGCCGCCACCGACGAGCTGCTGCGCGGCTCGATGGACCTGCGCGAGGTGCGCGAGTACGTGCACGGCGACGAAATCCGGCACCTGCACTGGAAAGCGACCGCCCGCACCGGCCGGTTGATGGTGCGCGCACTGGCCGACCCGCAGCAGCCGCGGTTCACCGTGCTGCTGGACACCAGGCCGGATTCCTTGCCACCACGGCTGTTCGAGGAGGCCGTCGATCTCGCTGCTTCGCTGCTCGGCGCGTCGGCCCGCGCGGGTCAGCACAGCAGGCTGGTCACGTCGTCCGGGCTCGACGTGCCCACCTCCGGCGGTCCGCGGGCCGCCCGCAGGCTGCTCGACGAGCTGTGCGTGCTGGACCAGGGCGGAGCGGCCGACGCGGTGGTGCCCGCGGTGCTGACTACGAACCGCGCGGTCGGCGGCTGCCTGGCGATGATCACCTCGGCCGGTGCCGAGATGTCGTCGCTGGCCCGGCTCCGCGACCGCTATCCGGCGATCTTCGTGTTCGTGCTGGGGGCCGCGGGTGCGGCGCGGACGGTGACCGGCGCGCGGCTGCTCGGCGCCGAGAACGCCGAACACGCCGTGCGCCGCTGGAACGAGGTGCTGGGATGA
- a CDS encoding DUF3488 and transglutaminase-like domain-containing protein: MRALPVGCVLLAAAVAGLLFAPVFGGWPLVVPLVVPAVVVFAVAMLGSRREVLLPWRPVLTSLAGLLAVVETVLPSTTVAGLPTGTTIRALADGATDSWRLVLQSTWPAQPDPALMLFVPLLALVAGVLGIELLHRWGPLVALAPGFAVVMLSQLYGASTGLGASIGALAYAAAAGALLAATRAERADDERRASTLLLAAPTVLLAVIAALAGGTLLPPAEARYTLRDDQFAPLAESRVTSPLDGLADRLADPAPPVFTVDGATGVDRWPVVVLHEFDGVRWTPGGRYRRLGTELPPGKEITVAVERRTAEIGDVRLDGPWLPSQALPASVDGLEPLVEERQGSLFTSAPGPVGYTLSWWEPQADPNALSEAAVDSTQLAGELGGVGQVPPGIAELADRAVPTRPTFNAALALEKFLREQYRLADGPDLPTGNSWPQLKKFLLDTKRGTSEQFAAAYVALARIKGIPARLVVGFRAPADRVPGLPYTVRNGNALAWPEVAVHGVGWVPLDPSGTTAMAAPAPGSGLAAAAAGARAGLPPPEQLRDPPLPEVSAATGPDFWAGWAFPGEILLAVPVLAALLWGFGVPLATAARARRRRRRPGAGAVIGAWEEVRDRLRAYRVPVSAGMTVRDLTAAVAATDGAAADGLRSLGETVEFALWSGADPDPDAGQRAWLAVGAVRRGLARRGARARLRAALNPKPLRRLR, encoded by the coding sequence ATGAGGGCGCTGCCGGTGGGGTGCGTGCTGCTGGCCGCCGCGGTGGCGGGCCTGCTGTTCGCGCCGGTGTTCGGCGGCTGGCCGCTGGTTGTGCCGCTGGTGGTGCCCGCGGTGGTGGTTTTTGCGGTCGCCATGCTCGGCTCCCGGCGCGAAGTACTGCTGCCGTGGCGGCCGGTGCTGACCTCGCTGGCCGGTCTGCTCGCCGTGGTGGAGACGGTGCTGCCGTCCACCACGGTGGCCGGTTTGCCGACCGGCACGACGATCCGCGCGCTGGCCGATGGTGCGACGGATTCCTGGCGGCTGGTGCTGCAATCGACGTGGCCCGCTCAGCCCGACCCGGCGCTCATGTTGTTCGTACCGCTGCTGGCGCTGGTGGCCGGCGTACTCGGTATCGAGCTGCTGCACCGGTGGGGGCCGCTGGTCGCGCTGGCGCCGGGTTTCGCGGTGGTGATGCTCAGCCAGCTCTACGGCGCGAGCACCGGCCTCGGTGCGAGCATCGGAGCGCTGGCCTACGCCGCGGCGGCCGGGGCGCTGCTGGCCGCCACCCGGGCCGAGCGGGCCGACGACGAGCGGCGGGCTTCGACCCTGCTGCTCGCCGCGCCCACGGTGCTCCTCGCCGTGATCGCCGCGCTCGCCGGTGGCACGCTGCTGCCCCCGGCCGAGGCCAGGTACACGCTGCGGGACGACCAGTTCGCGCCGCTCGCCGAAAGCCGGGTCACCAGCCCGCTGGACGGACTGGCCGACCGGCTGGCCGACCCGGCTCCCCCGGTGTTCACTGTGGACGGTGCCACCGGGGTCGACCGGTGGCCGGTGGTGGTGCTGCACGAGTTCGACGGTGTCCGGTGGACGCCGGGCGGCCGGTACCGCAGGCTCGGCACCGAACTGCCGCCCGGCAAGGAGATCACGGTGGCGGTCGAGCGGCGCACCGCCGAGATCGGCGACGTCCGGCTCGACGGGCCATGGCTGCCGAGCCAGGCGCTGCCCGCGAGCGTCGACGGCCTCGAGCCGCTGGTGGAGGAGCGGCAGGGATCGCTGTTCACCTCGGCACCGGGGCCGGTGGGTTACACACTGAGCTGGTGGGAACCGCAGGCCGATCCGAACGCGCTCAGCGAAGCCGCGGTGGATTCCACCCAGCTCGCCGGCGAGCTGGGTGGCGTCGGGCAGGTGCCACCGGGAATCGCCGAGCTGGCCGACCGCGCCGTGCCCACCCGGCCGACGTTCAACGCCGCGTTGGCGCTGGAGAAGTTCCTGCGCGAGCAGTACCGGCTGGCCGACGGCCCGGACCTGCCCACCGGGAACTCGTGGCCACAGCTGAAGAAGTTCCTGCTGGACACCAAACGCGGCACGAGCGAGCAGTTCGCGGCCGCGTACGTCGCGCTGGCCAGGATCAAGGGCATTCCGGCCCGGCTCGTCGTCGGGTTCCGCGCCCCTGCCGACCGAGTCCCCGGCCTGCCGTACACGGTGCGCAACGGCAATGCGCTCGCCTGGCCGGAGGTCGCCGTGCACGGGGTGGGCTGGGTGCCACTCGACCCGAGCGGCACGACCGCGATGGCGGCCCCGGCCCCGGGCAGCGGGTTGGCCGCGGCCGCCGCCGGGGCGCGTGCCGGCCTGCCGCCACCGGAGCAACTGCGCGATCCCCCGCTGCCGGAGGTATCGGCGGCGACCGGCCCGGATTTCTGGGCAGGCTGGGCGTTTCCGGGTGAGATCCTGCTCGCGGTGCCGGTGCTCGCCGCGCTGCTGTGGGGATTCGGAGTGCCGCTGGCAACGGCGGCGCGGGCGCGGCGGCGCAGGCGCAGGCCTGGCGCGGGCGCGGTGATCGGTGCGTGGGAGGAGGTGCGCGACCGGCTGCGGGCCTACCGGGTACCGGTGTCCGCGGGAATGACGGTGCGCGACCTCACCGCCGCGGTCGCGGCGACCGACGGTGCCGCGGCTGACGGCCTGCGATCGCTCGGCGAGACGGTGGAATTCGCCCTGTGGTCGGGCGCCGACCCCGATCCGGACGCCGGTCAGCGCGCGTGGCTCGCGGTCGGCGCGGTGCGCCGCGGACTCGCCCGGCGAGGGGCACGGGCCAGGCTGCGTGCCGCGCTGAACCCCAAGCCCCTGCGGCGCCTGCGCTGA